From a region of the Coffea arabica cultivar ET-39 chromosome 3e, Coffea Arabica ET-39 HiFi, whole genome shotgun sequence genome:
- the LOC113737114 gene encoding metacaspase-9-like isoform X2, which translates to MGRYALLVGCCYLGDRDELQGCYNDVDAMQGAVIKYQLCQMIKRAMAGDVVLFYFSGHGTHQDFWEGPYCKRLEAIVPSDFNLIYSADFRYMVNNMPQGADFVMIADSCNSGGLIDQSKEQVGPGFRPDVCYRTRSYNYGNIGGGRRAKRMPIESVLRHLRPLSHVDSSDIRTLLRDIYGNQASILFRRHVDPDARVDRGILISGCQSNETAVDDDGKHRRPYGLFTDELCSTLRNLRRPMMSNAELVETIRDNLRNKDQHPCLYCSDRHADAPFLWVR; encoded by the exons ATGGGTAGATACGCTTTATTAGTTGGTTGCTGCTATTTGGGGGATCGGGATGAACTACAAGGCTGCTATAATGATGTGGACGCAATGCAAG GTGCTGTTATAAAGTATCAGCTTTGTCAGATGATTAAGCGGGCAATGGCCGGTGATGTTGTACTGTTCTATTTTAGCGGCCACGGAACTCATCAGGATTTCTGGGAAGGCCCCTACTGCAAACGATTGGAAGCAATTGTCCCCTCTGATTTCAATCTCATATACA GTGCAGACTTTCGATATATGGTAAATAACATGCCACAAGGTGCTGATTTCGTTATGATAGCGGACTCCTGCAACAGTGGGGGGCTAATAGATCAGTCAAAGGAGCAAGTTGGACCCGGCTTTCGTCCAGATGTTTGCTATCGCACAAGGTCCTACAATTACGGTAACATTGGCGGCGGTCGCAGAGCCAAAAGGATGCCCATCGAATCGGTTTTGCGGCATTTGAGACCTTTGAGTCACGTAGACAGTTCAGATATTAGAACACTCTTGAGAGACATTTACGGAAATCAAGCCAGCATCCTGTTCCGACGGCATGTTGATCCCGATGCCAGGGTTGATCGTGGCATTCTTATCAGTGGATGCCAGTCCAACGAAACCGCAGTCGACGATGATGGGAAACATCGTCGCCCTTATGGTCTGTTTACTGATGAACTTTGCTCTACATTGCGGAACCTGCGCCGTCCCATGATGAGCAACGCAGAGCTTGTGGAGACTATTAGAGATAATTTAAGAAACAAGGATCAGCATCCATGTCTCTACTGCTCTGACAGGCATGCCGATGCACCTTTCCTGTGGGTACGCTGA
- the LOC113737214 gene encoding putative late blight resistance protein homolog R1A-3, whose protein sequence is MAQAAIVSLVHQLECLMKFPLLILEIKKMQVKAFSEKVSELLNVLEGTPVLVRSRVEQLRFESEPLGRSIGDFLVAVKSNAVVSDVMEIMQRLLQTHLMSENMQKILDEVPTILMQIDFIDKESYRFRSNRDLQSTRENPRLCYFLDVVREMDGPSHDLRAAVVFFNDVGIQQMVLYKDLQFLLTAFEDSSVKWRGRNEVEKDVKYIVNRAAGFVKEWMKDNSILSEMSCLIDTLIHKCTEKSLDRKINLEAAVKSGFDGERGIHQYFSHISGEIQSIRRKIRQNRGIKGITLGLKTLQLQSSLPLKGHSLSDSNLRNIVVGFDAVLKKIMDRLAEPLLGREVLAIVGMGGIGKTTLARQMFDHPDTDFQFHCRAWVRVSQVYQLRNLLLDLLRFVTKPSDNVHEKTNEDLAQDLYQSLKGRKYLVVMDDVWSNEAWDCIQMCLPDDNNGSRVVVTSRFMELATYVSPKSLPHCMSLLDTKQSWELLEKLVFGLESCPLELVDLGKQIARKCHGLPLAIVVIAGTLSRTVMTSDCWKDVAASVSSVVFTNPEQCLDILALSYNYLPQQLKACFLYMGAFPEDYEIEVRKLIRLWIAEGFLEASSSSNLEDVAEAYLEDLIGRSLVLVGKRNVVGKIKSCRLHDLLRELCLREAQNIMTVIKQEDQSFPAKDNQRHLILHLNSDADVHLAPPYRSLQSFLCFALGSGFVPDIFFSYLTFESLRVLDMFFLQFDSFPAQIVNLEYLTYLALNVTYKLPTALWRLKNLQTLVINGPWPIRDDGDLPTLIVRYWSMPNLRHLHTTMVAFLSYLTDAASNIYRKPLPSGYLKTLSTVQFLCCRRDAFAKMPNLAELGLCETKEDYYRDRSCECLKDLAYLHQLEALNCSFYREIREARTISWDAFPSNLRKLTLSASNLPWEDMTNVAKLPNLEVLKLKNYAFRGSTWKLTDEVFRCLKQLLIEKTDIVQWEAEDDHFPCLQFLILRSCEFLAELPYVLGEIPTLERIELHYCNESAELSAKEFKDLIEDLAVIIRN, encoded by the coding sequence ATGGCTCAGGCTGCAATTGTTTCTCTGGTGCACCAGTTGGAGTGCCTGATGAAATTCCCTTTATTGATTCTCGAGATCAAGAAGATGCAGGTCAAAGCCTTCTCTGAGAAAGTCTCTGAACTTTTAAACGTTTTAGAAGGAACTCCAGTTCTAGTGAGATCTCGTGTGGAGCAATTACGATTCGAGAGTGAACCTCTTGGACGGTCAATTGGAGATTTTCTTGTTGCAGTTAAGTCTAATGCAGTGGTGTCAGACGTCATGGAGATCATGCAAAGATTACTCCAAACTCACTTAATGTCAGAGAATATGCAGAAAATACTTGATGAAGTGCCTACCATTTTGATGCAAATTGATTTCATTGACAAAGAATCATACAGATTCCGTTCCAACAGAGATCTTCAGAGCACCAGGGAAAACCCAAGACTATGTTATTTTCTTGATGTAGTTAGAGAAATGGATGGTCCCAGTCATGATCTGAGAGCAGCAGTAGTCTTTTTCAATGATGTGGGCATCCAGCAGATGGTTCTGTACAAAGATCTTCAGTTCTTGCTCACTGCATTTGAGGATTCTTCTGTCAAATGGCGTGGCCGTAATGAAGTGGAGAAAGATGTCAAATATATTGTCAACAGAGCAGCAGGTTTTGTAAAAGAATGGATGAAAGACAATTCTATCCTGTCAGAGATGAGCTGTTTAATAGATACACTAATTCACAAGTGCACCGAAAAATCTCTGGATAGGAAAATTAATCTTGAAGCAGCAGTTAAAAGTGGCTTTGATGGCGAGAGAGGCATTCACCAATACTTTTCACATATATCTGGAGAGATTCAATCCATTAGGAGAAAGATCAGACAGAATAGAGGGATAAAGGGTATTACACTAGGTTTAAAAACCTTGCAGCTGCAGAGTAGTCTTCCCCTCAAAGGACATTCATTATCTGATTCAAATCTGAGGAATATTGTAGTTGGTTTTGATGCTgttttgaagaaaattatggaTAGACTAGCAGAACCCTTGCTGGGAAGAGAAGTTCTAGCAATTGTGGGGATGGGTGGTATTGGTAAAACTACTCTAGCTAGACAAATGTTCGATCACCCTGATACTGATTTTCAATTTCATTGTCGGGCATGGGTTAGAGTATCTCAAGTATACCAATTGAGAAATTTGTTGCTTGATCTTTTGCGCTTTGTTACCAAGCCCTCTGATAATGTTCATGAAAAGACTAATGAAGATCTAGCTCAAGACTTGTATCAATCTCTAAAAGGTAGGAAGTACCTGGTTGTTATGGATGATGTATGGAGTAATGAGGCCTGGGATTGTATCCAGATGTGTCTTCCAGATGACAATAATGGCAGTCGAGTAGTTGTGACCAGCCGATTCATGGAATTAGCAACCTATGTGAGTCCAAAGAGTCTTCCACATTGTATGAGTCTTTTGGATACAAAGCAAAGCTGGGAACTGCTGGAAAAGCTTGTTTTTGGACTTGAAAGTTGCCCTCTTGAATTGGTGGACTTGGGAAAGCAAATAGCAAGAAAATGCCATGGATTACCCCTTGCAATTGTTGTTATAGCTGGCACTCTGTCTAGAACTGTGATGACATCTGACTGCTGGAAGGATGTTGCAGCTAGTGTAAGTTCAGTTGTATTCACCAATCCCGAACAATGTTTAGATATACTTGCTCTGAGTTACAACTACTTACCCCAACAACTTAAAGCTTGCTTTCTATACATGGGAGCCTTTCCTGAAGATTATGAGATTGAAGTTCGGAAGTTAATTCGTTTATGGATTGCTGAGGGCTTCTTGGAAGCAAGTTCTTCAAGTAATCTTGAAGATGTGGCAGAGGCCTACTTGGAAGATCTTATTGGTAGGAGTTTAGTTTTGGTTGGAAAAAGGAATGTAGTTGGCAAAATCAAAAGTTGTCGACTACATGACCTCTTGCGGGAATTATGCCTGAGGGAAGCTCAAAACATCATGACAGTAATAAAGCAAGAGGACCAAAGTTTCCCTGCAAAAGACAATCAGCGTCATCTCATTTTGCACTTGAACTCTGATGCTGATGTCCACTTAGCACCTCCATATCGAAGTCTTCAATCTTTTTTGTGCTTTGCTTTGGGTTCAGGTTTTGTTCCagatatctttttctcttatttgaCATTCGAATCCCTCAGAGTATTGGACATGTTTTTCTTGCAGTTTGATTCTTTCCCTGCTCAAATAGTTAACTTAGAATATTTGACGTACCTTGCACTGAACGTTACCTATAAGCTTCCCACAGCACTTTGGAGACTCAAGAATCTCCAAACCTTAGTCATCAATGGTCCATGGCCAATAAGGGACGACGGGGATCTCCCCACTCTGATAGTGAGATATTGGAGTATGCCAAACTTGAGGCATCTCCATACAACTATGGTTGCTTTTCTAAGCTATCTCACTGATGCTGCAAGCAATATTTACCGCAAGCCGTTGCCTTCGGGATACCTAAAAACATTATCCACAGTACAGTTTCTCTGTTGCAGGAGGGATGCGTTTGCCAAGATGCCCAATCTTGCAGAACTAGGATTGTGTGAAACCAAAGAAGACTACTACAGGGATCGATCATGTGAGTGTCTGAAGGATCTGGCCTACTTGCATCAGCTTGAAGCACTCAACTGTTCCTTTTACAGAGAAATCAGAGAGGCCAGGACTATAAGTTGGGATGCTTTCCCATCTAATCTCAGGAAATTGACTTTAAGCGCGAGCAATCTGCCATGGGAGGATATGACCAATGTTGCCAAGTTACCCAACCTTGAGGTGCTCAAGCTGAAAAACTATGCCTTCCGAGGATCAACATGGAAACTAACTGATGAAGTATTTCGCTGTCTGAAGCAATTACTAATTGAAAAAACTGATATTGTGCAATGGGAAGCAGAAGATGATCACTTTCCCTGCCTTCAGTTCCTAATCCTGAGGTCCTGTGAGTTTCTTGCTGAGCTCCCCTATGTTCTTGGAGAAATCCCAACTTTGGAGCGAATTGAGTTGCATTACTGTAATGAATCTGCTGAGCTTTCTGCAAAAGAATTTAAAGATCTGATTGAAGACCTTGCTGTCATTATCAGAAATTGA
- the LOC113737114 gene encoding metacaspase-9-like isoform X1 — MGRYALLVGCCYLGDRDELQGCYNDVDAMQGLLINRFGFHPNDVIVLTDMPNSPLKPTGAVIKYQLCQMIKRAMAGDVVLFYFSGHGTHQDFWEGPYCKRLEAIVPSDFNLIYSADFRYMVNNMPQGADFVMIADSCNSGGLIDQSKEQVGPGFRPDVCYRTRSYNYGNIGGGRRAKRMPIESVLRHLRPLSHVDSSDIRTLLRDIYGNQASILFRRHVDPDARVDRGILISGCQSNETAVDDDGKHRRPYGLFTDELCSTLRNLRRPMMSNAELVETIRDNLRNKDQHPCLYCSDRHADAPFLWVR; from the exons ATGGGTAGATACGCTTTATTAGTTGGTTGCTGCTATTTGGGGGATCGGGATGAACTACAAGGCTGCTATAATGATGTGGACGCAATGCAAGGTCTGCTGATAAATAGGTTTGGTTTTCATCCCAATGATGTGATAGTTCTCACTGATATGCCTAACTCCCCTCTGAAGCCCACAGGTGCTGTTATAAAGTATCAGCTTTGTCAGATGATTAAGCGGGCAATGGCCGGTGATGTTGTACTGTTCTATTTTAGCGGCCACGGAACTCATCAGGATTTCTGGGAAGGCCCCTACTGCAAACGATTGGAAGCAATTGTCCCCTCTGATTTCAATCTCATATACA GTGCAGACTTTCGATATATGGTAAATAACATGCCACAAGGTGCTGATTTCGTTATGATAGCGGACTCCTGCAACAGTGGGGGGCTAATAGATCAGTCAAAGGAGCAAGTTGGACCCGGCTTTCGTCCAGATGTTTGCTATCGCACAAGGTCCTACAATTACGGTAACATTGGCGGCGGTCGCAGAGCCAAAAGGATGCCCATCGAATCGGTTTTGCGGCATTTGAGACCTTTGAGTCACGTAGACAGTTCAGATATTAGAACACTCTTGAGAGACATTTACGGAAATCAAGCCAGCATCCTGTTCCGACGGCATGTTGATCCCGATGCCAGGGTTGATCGTGGCATTCTTATCAGTGGATGCCAGTCCAACGAAACCGCAGTCGACGATGATGGGAAACATCGTCGCCCTTATGGTCTGTTTACTGATGAACTTTGCTCTACATTGCGGAACCTGCGCCGTCCCATGATGAGCAACGCAGAGCTTGTGGAGACTATTAGAGATAATTTAAGAAACAAGGATCAGCATCCATGTCTCTACTGCTCTGACAGGCATGCCGATGCACCTTTCCTGTGGGTACGCTGA